In Capsicum annuum cultivar UCD-10X-F1 chromosome 7, UCD10Xv1.1, whole genome shotgun sequence, one genomic interval encodes:
- the LOC107878473 gene encoding receptor-like protein kinase ANXUR1 — protein sequence MKICTSVNFLIIITTFCSLLSKVYSSTNVSNSYSFVLACGATSNATDADGRIWSPDSTYLSSSSSNSITSKAKYQDPSLISDIPYMTARIFKTQTAYTFPVSPKSRHWIRLHFYPSSYDNFNCSNSFFSVTIAAFTLLNNFSVSITAQALTQAYIIREFTLVPLQTATLSITFSPSSVYKDSFAFINGIEIVSMPEIFEDAPMVGFSDQTTETQASSMQTMFRLNVGGQYIPANNDSGLGRIWYDDAPYLFGASFGITSAANNSVEISYPSNLPNYIAPVDVYRTARSMGPDPNVNRNYNLTWIFQIDANFTYLVRLHFCDFQMKRMNQRVFNIYINNQTALEDADVIAWSSAPDVPAYKDFVIYAADQPGDDEMWLALHPTDETKAEFYDAILNGLEIFKINDTSGNLAGPNPVPPPPLDPDTDSQPKPSFSSNKTSKKGIIAGSVVGIAAGLGIVLGVLTFVKRRKNVNNGGNKSSRGGWLPIYSSRSTETRTTISGKSNGSSHISNIGGGLCRHFTLAEIKHGTKNFDESRVIGVGGFGKVYRGEIDGGTVVAIKRANPSSEQGLHEFQTEIELLSKLRHRHLVSLIGACEENGEMILVYDYMANGTLREHLYKHNKPPLSWRQRLDICIGAARGLHYLHTGARYTIIHRDVKTTNILLDDKWVAKVSDFGLSKTGPNLHKTHVSTMVKGSFGYLDPEYFRRQQLTEKSDVYSFGVVLFEVLSGRPALNPSLPKEQVSLADWALHCHLRNTTKEIVDPHIKGEIMQECLKQFVDTAVSCLSDHGTDRPSMGSVLWNLEYCLQLQSDPDEPKMVAEQKANDAYAMHTELLTIAEEGREGHKSEDHSTEAVFSQIVNPQGR from the coding sequence atgaaaatttgtactAGTGTAAATTTTCTGATCATCATAACCACATTTTGTTCCCTCTTAAGCAAGGTGTATTCATCTACAAATGTTTCAAATTCTTATTCCTTTGTTTTGGCTTGTGGGGCTACAAGTAATGCCACAGATGCAGATGGCAGAATTTGGAGTCCAGATTCCACCTATCTCTCCTCTTCTTCTAGTAATTCAATCACATCTAAAGCTAAATACCAAGACCCTTCATTGATTTCTGATATTCCTTACATGACTGCTAGAATTTTCAAGACTCAAACCGCCTATACCTTCCCTGTTTCTCCGAAATCTCGCCATTGGATTCGACTTCATTTTTACCCTTCTTCTTATGACAATTTCAACTGTTCCAATTCATTCTTTTCTGTAACAATTGCGGCTTTTACTCTTCTCAACAACTTCAGTGTCTCAATCACTGCACAAGCACTGACACAAGCTTATATCATAAGGGAATTCACTCTTGTCCCTCTCCAAACTGCCACCCTTAGCATCACCTTTAGCCCTTCTTCGGTGTACAAGGACTCATTTGCTTTTATCAATGGAATTGAGATTGTTTCAATGCCAGAAATCTTTGAAGACGCACCCATGGTGGGATTCTCGGATCAGACTACGGAAACACAAGCTTCTTCTATGCAAACCATGTTCAGGCTAAATGTTGGTGGACAATATATTCCAGCAAATAATGACTCGGGCCTTGGAAGAATATGGTATGATGACGCGCCATATTTGTTTGGTGCATCCTTTGGTATCACATCTGCAGCTAATAACAGTGTCGAAATATCATATCCTTCTAATTTACCCAATTACATTGCTCCAGTGGATGTTTATAGGACAGCACGATCCATGGGGCCAGATCCAAATGTCAACAGGAATTATAATCTCACTTGGATCTTCCAAATTGATGCAAATTTCACTTATCTTGTGAGGTTACATTTCTGTGATTTTCAAATGAAAAGGATGAATCAGAGGGTgttcaatatatatattaataatcagACTGCTTTAGAAGATGCCGATGTGATTGCGTGGTCTTCTGCCCCAGATGTGCCAGCATACAAGGACTTCGTAATATATGCCGCAGATCAACCTGGTGATGATGAAATGTGGTTGGCTTTACATCCTACTGATGAGACGAAGGCTGAGTTTTATGATGCAATTCTCAATGGGTTAGAGATTTTTAAGATCAATGACACATCGGGGAATTTGGCAGGGCCTAATCCTGTGCCACCACCACCCCTAGATCCAGACACTGATTCTCAGCCAAAACCATCATTTTCATCAAATAAAACTAGTAAGAAAGGCATAATAGCTGGTTCAGTTGTAGGAATAGCAGCTGGCTTGGGTATTGTTCTTGGTGTCCTTACTTTTGTCAAGCGAAGGAAAAATGTGAACAATGGAGGAAATAAGTCTAGCAGAGGTGGTTGGTTACCAATATATAGCAGTAGGTCTACAGAAACTAGAACAACTATCTCAGGCAAGAGCAATGGCAGTAGTCACATTTCCAACATAGGTGGAGGCCTTTGTAGGCACTTCACCTTAGCTGAGATAAAACATGGTACTAAGAATTTTGACGAGTCACGAGTTATTGGAGTTGGGGGATTTGGTAAAGTGTACAGAGGAGAGATTGATGGAGGGACTGTTGTTGCTATTAAGAGAGCAAATCCTTCTTCCGAACAAGGACTTCATGAGTTCCAAACTGAGATAGAATTGCTCTCAAAACTTAGACACAGGCACTTAGTCTCATTGATTGGGGCTTGTGAAGAGAATGGAGAGATGATATTAGTGTATGATTACATGGCTAATGGGACATTGAGAGAGCACCTTTACAAGCACAACAAGCCACCCTTGTCATGGAGGCAAAGGTTGGATATTTGTATTGGTGCAGCTAGAGGTCTTCACTATCTTCACACTGGTGCAAGGTACACTATCATCCATAGGGATGTGAAAACTACAAATATTTTGCTGGATGACAAGTGGGTGGCAAAGGTTTCTGATTTTGGGCTCTCGAAAACGGGACCTAATCTCCATAAAACCCACGTTAGTACAATGGTAAAAGGAAGTTTTGGATACTTGGATCCAGAGTATTTCAGAAGACAACAACTGACAGAAAAGTCTGATGTGTACTCTTTTGGAGTAGTACTTTTTGAAGTACTTTCTGGAAGACCAGCTCTAAATCCTAGTCTTCCAAAGGAACAAGTAAGTCTAGCTGATTGGGCATTACACTGCCATTTGAGAAATACTACCAAGGAAATTGTGGATCCGCATATTAAGGGGGAGATTATGCAAGAATGTTTGAAGCAATTTGTTGATACAGCAGTGAGTTGCTTGTCTGATCATGGAACTGATCGTCCTTCAATGGGTTCAGTGTTGTGGAATCTCGAGTACTGCCTTCAGTTGCAAAGTGATCCTGATGAACCAAAGATGGTTGCAGAACAGAAAGCAAACGATGCTTATGCTATGCATACAGAATTGTTAACCATTGCAGAAGAAGGCAGAGAAGGTCACAAGTCAGAGGATCACAGCACGGAGGCAGTCTTCTCACAAATTGTGAATCCACAAGGTAGATAG